Proteins encoded by one window of Cannabis sativa cultivar Pink pepper isolate KNU-18-1 chromosome 4, ASM2916894v1, whole genome shotgun sequence:
- the LOC115714806 gene encoding uncharacterized protein LOC115714806 isoform X1, translating into MAAIKKAAVLYHYPCPDGAFAALAAHLYFSATSIPTLFFPNTVYNPITSQDLPLHQITHLYLLDFVGPPGFVPHVASKVPNVVILDHHKTALETLGAGAGPGDKNVTKIIDMQRSGATIAFDYFRERVSLSSNNPTVLAQFDRARPLFEYIEDGDLWRWRLPNSKAFSSGFKDLNIEFNVGLNPSLFDQLLGLDLEEVISKGMKSLLEKQRLIDEALSKSFEIALGGGRFGHCLAVCADSIAELRSELGHQLATKSHNLNLRGIGAIVYRIPELENDQLLKISLRSVETEDTTLISQEFRGGGHLNASSFMLSWEEFNQWKVSKNLINGREVTNGA; encoded by the exons ATGGCCGCCATTAAGAAAGCAGCAGTTCTGTACCACTATCCATGCCCCGACGGCGCGTTCGCCGCACTCGCCGCCCACCTATACTTCTCGGCCACTTCAATCCCAACCCTGTTTTTTCCGAACACCGTCTACAACCCCATCACCTCTCAAGACCTACCTCTCCATCAAATCACCCATCTTTACCTTCTCGACTTCGTCGGCCCTCCCGGTTTCGTACCCCATGTCGCTTCTAAGGTCCCCAATGTCGTAATTTTGGACCACCACAAGACCGCCCTCGAGACCCTCGGCGCCGGCGCTGGCCCCGGAGACAAAAACGTAACTAAAATCATCGATATGCAGAGGAGCGGAGCCACCATCGCCTTTGATTACTTCAGGGAAAGGGTTAGTCTTAGTAGTAATAATCCCACGGTGCTTGCCCAGTTCGATCGTGCTCGACCTTTGTTTGAGTATATTGAAGATGGAGATCTCTGGCGGTGGAGGCTTCCTAATAGTAAAGCTTTCAGTAGTGGCTttaaagatttgaatattgaaTTCAATGTTGGGTTGAACCCTTCTTTGTTTGACCAG TTACTTGGTTTGGACTTAGAGGAAGTGATAAGTAAAGGGATGAAAAGCTTATTAGAGAAGCAAAGATTGATAGACGAAGCTTTGAGCAAGTCCTTCGAAATTGCACTTGGTGGTGGACGATTTGGACATTGTTTG gcTGTGTGTGCTGATTCTATTGCGGAGTTAAGGAGTGAACTTGGGCACCAGTTAGCTACTAAGAGCCACAATCTTAATTTAAG AGGAATTGGGGCCATCGTATACAGAATACCCGAGCTTGAAAATGATCAGTTGCTAAAAATAAGCCTAAGGAGCGTGGAGACTGAAGACACAACACTAATTTCCCAG GAATTTAGAGGTGGTGGGCATCTAAATGCTAGCTCCTTTATGTTGAGCTGGGAAGAATTTAATCAATGGAAGGTAAGTAAGAATTTAATCAATGGAAGGGAAGTAACTAATGGTGCTTAG
- the LOC115714806 gene encoding uncharacterized protein LOC115714806 isoform X2, which yields MAAIKKAAVLYHYPCPDGAFAALAAHLYFSATSIPTLFFPNTVYNPITSQDLPLHQITHLYLLDFVGPPGFVPHVASKVPNVVILDHHKTALETLGAGAGPGDKNVTKIIDMQRSGATIAFDYFRERVSLSSNNPTVLAQFDRARPLFEYIEDGDLWRWRLPNSKAFSSGFKDLNIEFNVGLNPSLFDQLLGLDLEEVISKGMKSLLEKQRLIDEALSKSFEIALGGGRFGHCLAVCADSIAELRSELGHQLATKSHNLNLRGIGAIVYRIPELENDQLLKISLRSVETEDTTLISQEFRGGGHLNASSFMLSWEEFNQWKVLSTLMKWKN from the exons ATGGCCGCCATTAAGAAAGCAGCAGTTCTGTACCACTATCCATGCCCCGACGGCGCGTTCGCCGCACTCGCCGCCCACCTATACTTCTCGGCCACTTCAATCCCAACCCTGTTTTTTCCGAACACCGTCTACAACCCCATCACCTCTCAAGACCTACCTCTCCATCAAATCACCCATCTTTACCTTCTCGACTTCGTCGGCCCTCCCGGTTTCGTACCCCATGTCGCTTCTAAGGTCCCCAATGTCGTAATTTTGGACCACCACAAGACCGCCCTCGAGACCCTCGGCGCCGGCGCTGGCCCCGGAGACAAAAACGTAACTAAAATCATCGATATGCAGAGGAGCGGAGCCACCATCGCCTTTGATTACTTCAGGGAAAGGGTTAGTCTTAGTAGTAATAATCCCACGGTGCTTGCCCAGTTCGATCGTGCTCGACCTTTGTTTGAGTATATTGAAGATGGAGATCTCTGGCGGTGGAGGCTTCCTAATAGTAAAGCTTTCAGTAGTGGCTttaaagatttgaatattgaaTTCAATGTTGGGTTGAACCCTTCTTTGTTTGACCAG TTACTTGGTTTGGACTTAGAGGAAGTGATAAGTAAAGGGATGAAAAGCTTATTAGAGAAGCAAAGATTGATAGACGAAGCTTTGAGCAAGTCCTTCGAAATTGCACTTGGTGGTGGACGATTTGGACATTGTTTG gcTGTGTGTGCTGATTCTATTGCGGAGTTAAGGAGTGAACTTGGGCACCAGTTAGCTACTAAGAGCCACAATCTTAATTTAAG AGGAATTGGGGCCATCGTATACAGAATACCCGAGCTTGAAAATGATCAGTTGCTAAAAATAAGCCTAAGGAGCGTGGAGACTGAAGACACAACACTAATTTCCCAG GAATTTAGAGGTGGTGGGCATCTAAATGCTAGCTCCTTTATGTTGAGCTGGGAAGAATTTAATCAATGGAAG GTACTATCAACTCTGATGAAGTGGAAGAACTGA